A single window of Acanthopagrus latus isolate v.2019 chromosome 1, fAcaLat1.1, whole genome shotgun sequence DNA harbors:
- the ogal gene encoding protein O-GlcNAcase isoform X1: MSTPGSANKGPTQTGTRRFISGVVEGFYGRPWTMEQRTELFKREQKWGLNTYLYAPKDDYKHRMYWRDLYCAEEAEQLIALISAAKEHDVEFIYAISPGLDVTFSNPKEVAALKRKLDQVKEFGCRSFSLLFDDIETEMCAADKQAYSTFAHAQVAITNAVYQHLGEPETFLFCPTDYCASFCTPTVSQSSYLHTVGEKLLPGIDILWTGPKVVSHKISVESIEEVSSVLKRAPVIWDNIHANDYDPQRLFLGPYKDRPTELIPKLRGVLTNPNCEFYPNFVAIHTLATWCKAFPDGGQRDVEMAGDEEQDRCYSPQKALTLALTDWLQEFMSADQPGARLKKESSEEEPMQTDMGESYVPGPDENPLYTAEPLTLNDLKLLSELFYLPYEHGATARTMLQELDWLKNQRSAAAAETDKTAEWCSRAQQFDDMCEAVVQMFNRLSNAPNRSILYDLYNYICDIKSGVGLARAYIKTLRGQRPPSAQVMNNDPEPWGFRGGLSGEFQRMLPCHGNRDLFRHPPMTEVYCIRPYCPEDKMEVQRVFREMQSAGEGKVPLMAQPPLVCDVLSEGEISPSPQCALILEDEIGVCGYALGLTDAKPATAKIQRAVTDSVLEDFPSLVTIQVLPRVMDSSPANRMIGRLLSSIRSSGSRGAFCELRQSDRRMLDFYTKLGYFNPIKMAGLPQDIIAMGTSL; encoded by the exons ATGTCGACACCGGGGAGCGCCAACAAGGGGCCAACCCAGACGGGGACGAGGCGGTTCATCAGCGGAGTGGTGGAGG GTTTTTATGGGCGGCCGTGGACTATGGAGCAAAGGACGGAGCTTTTTAAAAG AGAACAGAAGTGGGGTCTGAACACATACCTGTACGCACCCAAGGATGACTACAAACACAGGATGTACTGGAGGGACTTGTACTGCGCCGAGGAGGCAG AACAACTCATCGCCCTGATATCAGCAGCCAAAGAGCACGATGTCGAGTTCATCTATGCAATCTCTCCCGGCCTGGACGTTACTTTTTCCAACCCCAAAGAGGTTGCTGCCCTGAAGAGGAAGCTGGACCAG GTGAAGGAGTTTGGCTGCAGGTCCTTCTCCTTACTGTTCGATGACATCGAGACTGAGATGTGTGCAGCTGATAAACAGGCCTACAGCACCTTCGCCCACGCTCAGGTGGCCATCACTAATGCAGTGTACCAGCACCTGGGAGAACCCGAGACCTTCCTCTTCTGTCCCACAG ATTACTGTGCTTCATTCTGCACTCCCACTGTGTCCCAGTCCTCTTACCTGCACACCGTGGGGGAGAAGCTGCTGCCTGGGATAGACATACTGTGGACAG GTCCCAAAGTGGTGTCCCACAAAATCTCAGTTGAGTCAATTGAAGAGGTGTCCTCAGTCCTGAAGAGGGCACCAGTCATCTGGGACAATATCCATGCAAACGACTATGACCCCCAAAGGCTTTTCCTCGGACCctacaag GATCGTCCCACTGAGCTGATTCCCAAACTGAGAGGAGTGCTCACAAACCCCAACTGTGAGTTCTACCCGAACTTTGTGGCCATCCACACTCTGGCCACATGGTGCAAAGCGTTccctgatggaggacagagggatGTAGAAATGG caggtgaTGAGGAGCAGGACCGCTGCTACAGTCCGCAGAAAGCCCTGACCCTGGCCCTCACTGACTGGCTGCAGGAGTTTATGAGCGCCGACCAACCCGGAG CTCGTCTCAAGAAGGAGTCGTCGGAAGAGGAGCCAATGCAGACAGACATGGGAGAGAGCTATGTTCCTGGCCCCGATGAGAACCCGCTGTACACGGCCGAGCCCCTGACCCTGAACGACCTGAAGCTGCTGTCGGAACTTTTCTACCTGCCGTACGAACACGGGGCGACGGCCAGGACCATGCTGCAGGAGCTGGACTGGCTCAAGAATCAGAGATCGGCCGCCGCAGCAGAGACGGATAAG acAGCAGAGTGGTGCTCCAGAGCGCAGCAGTTTGACGACATGTGCGAGGCGGTGGTGCAGATGTTCAACCGTCTGTCCAACGCCCCAAACCGCAGCATCCTGTACGACCTCTACAACTACATCTGTGACATCAAGAGCGGGGTCGGTCTGGCTCGAGCCTACATCAAAACACTGA GAGGGCAGCGTCCACCCTCAGCCCAGGTCATGAACAATGATCCTGAACCCTGGGGCTTCAGAGGAGGCCTCTCTGGAGAGTTCCAG AGGATGCTGCcttgccatggcaacagggaCCTGTTCCGACATCCTCCCATGACGGAGGTTTACTGCATACGGCCATACTGCCCCGAGGACAAG ATGGAGGTGCAGAGGGTTTTCAGGGAGATGCAGAGTGCAGGAGAGGGCAAAGTCCCGCTGATGGCGCAGCCTCCACTTGTCTGTGATGT CCTGTCAGAAGGTGAAATCTCCCCATCACCTCAGTGTGCTCTCATCCTGGAGGATGAGATTGGGGTGTGTGGCTACGCTCTGGGTCTCACCGACGCCAAACCAGCCACAGCCAAGATTCAG AGAGCAGTAACTGATTCAGTGCTGGAGGACTTCCCTTCCTTGGTTACCATCCAAGTGCTGCCCAGGGTCATGGATTCCTCTCCAGCAAATCGTATGATCGGTCGGTTGTTGTCCTCCATCAGGAGCAGTG GTTCCAGGGGAGCGTTTTGCGAGCTGAGGCAGAGCGATCGCAGGATGCTCGACTTTTACACCAAACTTGGCTACTTCAACCCCATTAAAATGGCCGGTCTACCTCAAGACATCATTGCCATGGGAACAAGCCTGTGA
- the ogal gene encoding protein O-GlcNAcase isoform X2 — MSTPGSANKGPTQTGTRRFISGVVEGFYGRPWTMEQRTELFKREQKWGLNTYLYAPKDDYKHRMYWRDLYCAEEAEQLIALISAAKEHDVEFIYAISPGLDVTFSNPKEVAALKRKLDQVKEFGCRSFSLLFDDIETEMCAADKQAYSTFAHAQVAITNAVYQHLGEPETFLFCPTDYCASFCTPTVSQSSYLHTVGEKLLPGIDILWTGPKVVSHKISVESIEEVSSVLKRAPVIWDNIHANDYDPQRLFLGPYKDRPTELIPKLRGVLTNPNCEFYPNFVAIHTLATWCKAFPDGGQRDVEMGDEEQDRCYSPQKALTLALTDWLQEFMSADQPGARLKKESSEEEPMQTDMGESYVPGPDENPLYTAEPLTLNDLKLLSELFYLPYEHGATARTMLQELDWLKNQRSAAAAETDKTAEWCSRAQQFDDMCEAVVQMFNRLSNAPNRSILYDLYNYICDIKSGVGLARAYIKTLRGQRPPSAQVMNNDPEPWGFRGGLSGEFQRMLPCHGNRDLFRHPPMTEVYCIRPYCPEDKMEVQRVFREMQSAGEGKVPLMAQPPLVCDVLSEGEISPSPQCALILEDEIGVCGYALGLTDAKPATAKIQRAVTDSVLEDFPSLVTIQVLPRVMDSSPANRMIGRLLSSIRSSGSRGAFCELRQSDRRMLDFYTKLGYFNPIKMAGLPQDIIAMGTSL, encoded by the exons ATGTCGACACCGGGGAGCGCCAACAAGGGGCCAACCCAGACGGGGACGAGGCGGTTCATCAGCGGAGTGGTGGAGG GTTTTTATGGGCGGCCGTGGACTATGGAGCAAAGGACGGAGCTTTTTAAAAG AGAACAGAAGTGGGGTCTGAACACATACCTGTACGCACCCAAGGATGACTACAAACACAGGATGTACTGGAGGGACTTGTACTGCGCCGAGGAGGCAG AACAACTCATCGCCCTGATATCAGCAGCCAAAGAGCACGATGTCGAGTTCATCTATGCAATCTCTCCCGGCCTGGACGTTACTTTTTCCAACCCCAAAGAGGTTGCTGCCCTGAAGAGGAAGCTGGACCAG GTGAAGGAGTTTGGCTGCAGGTCCTTCTCCTTACTGTTCGATGACATCGAGACTGAGATGTGTGCAGCTGATAAACAGGCCTACAGCACCTTCGCCCACGCTCAGGTGGCCATCACTAATGCAGTGTACCAGCACCTGGGAGAACCCGAGACCTTCCTCTTCTGTCCCACAG ATTACTGTGCTTCATTCTGCACTCCCACTGTGTCCCAGTCCTCTTACCTGCACACCGTGGGGGAGAAGCTGCTGCCTGGGATAGACATACTGTGGACAG GTCCCAAAGTGGTGTCCCACAAAATCTCAGTTGAGTCAATTGAAGAGGTGTCCTCAGTCCTGAAGAGGGCACCAGTCATCTGGGACAATATCCATGCAAACGACTATGACCCCCAAAGGCTTTTCCTCGGACCctacaag GATCGTCCCACTGAGCTGATTCCCAAACTGAGAGGAGTGCTCACAAACCCCAACTGTGAGTTCTACCCGAACTTTGTGGCCATCCACACTCTGGCCACATGGTGCAAAGCGTTccctgatggaggacagagggatGTAGAAATGG gtgaTGAGGAGCAGGACCGCTGCTACAGTCCGCAGAAAGCCCTGACCCTGGCCCTCACTGACTGGCTGCAGGAGTTTATGAGCGCCGACCAACCCGGAG CTCGTCTCAAGAAGGAGTCGTCGGAAGAGGAGCCAATGCAGACAGACATGGGAGAGAGCTATGTTCCTGGCCCCGATGAGAACCCGCTGTACACGGCCGAGCCCCTGACCCTGAACGACCTGAAGCTGCTGTCGGAACTTTTCTACCTGCCGTACGAACACGGGGCGACGGCCAGGACCATGCTGCAGGAGCTGGACTGGCTCAAGAATCAGAGATCGGCCGCCGCAGCAGAGACGGATAAG acAGCAGAGTGGTGCTCCAGAGCGCAGCAGTTTGACGACATGTGCGAGGCGGTGGTGCAGATGTTCAACCGTCTGTCCAACGCCCCAAACCGCAGCATCCTGTACGACCTCTACAACTACATCTGTGACATCAAGAGCGGGGTCGGTCTGGCTCGAGCCTACATCAAAACACTGA GAGGGCAGCGTCCACCCTCAGCCCAGGTCATGAACAATGATCCTGAACCCTGGGGCTTCAGAGGAGGCCTCTCTGGAGAGTTCCAG AGGATGCTGCcttgccatggcaacagggaCCTGTTCCGACATCCTCCCATGACGGAGGTTTACTGCATACGGCCATACTGCCCCGAGGACAAG ATGGAGGTGCAGAGGGTTTTCAGGGAGATGCAGAGTGCAGGAGAGGGCAAAGTCCCGCTGATGGCGCAGCCTCCACTTGTCTGTGATGT CCTGTCAGAAGGTGAAATCTCCCCATCACCTCAGTGTGCTCTCATCCTGGAGGATGAGATTGGGGTGTGTGGCTACGCTCTGGGTCTCACCGACGCCAAACCAGCCACAGCCAAGATTCAG AGAGCAGTAACTGATTCAGTGCTGGAGGACTTCCCTTCCTTGGTTACCATCCAAGTGCTGCCCAGGGTCATGGATTCCTCTCCAGCAAATCGTATGATCGGTCGGTTGTTGTCCTCCATCAGGAGCAGTG GTTCCAGGGGAGCGTTTTGCGAGCTGAGGCAGAGCGATCGCAGGATGCTCGACTTTTACACCAAACTTGGCTACTTCAACCCCATTAAAATGGCCGGTCTACCTCAAGACATCATTGCCATGGGAACAAGCCTGTGA